The nucleotide sequence AAAAGATACAGAATGCATTTCCACCTTTTTGTATGAGAAGTTTTCTTAAGTTCTTGAGAAGCTCCAAGGAGATTTTGAGATAGGATGGAGTGCATCTCCCAACTCAAGCAACTTATAATAAAAACATAGAACTGTCCTGCAGTCCATATCTGGTTGGCCTTGTTTTCATCAACTCAAAAAGAAACTTAAGTCAGTAGTTGGTTTGATCAATTACATTGTTGAACATATTGTGACACAGAGACCAAAATATGTGTACATTATTTCATGGTAAAGGGAGGCCTCTTCAAATACTGTTGCCATGGAGATTATAGTATTTATGTTAAGGAGAGGCCTCCTTCTCATCTTTGTCTTTTTGATGCACATTGTTTAAAGGTCTTAAGAGTTAATAATGATCCTTTTGAGTACAGTGTTTTTCCATTCTCTCCTGTCATTTAGTCTTGCATTGCTACTTAACATGTGCTTTGCAATTTGCTGGTCTTTGATGTGTTATTTTTATGTATCACAACTTCATATTCGTGGTTGAGTCCTTATATCAAGTGACAAATCTTCAGGGGGTAGTTGCTGGTCTTCTTGTTCAGAATGCTCTTAAGTACTTATTGAAGTTTGGGCATGTTTCTCCTTATTTGGTAAGTTTCTTTTGCTGTAAAACATTCAGATAAAAATTTTCTTCCCCTCTTGGAACATGTAATTTTATGTTAGCACTAGATATATGGACTTAAATCTCTTGGTCTAGCACTCATATGGTGCATAACCTCGTTCTCTTCACACTATCTGCAGTAGTTGGTtgtaatttcatcatcaatcaGCAGATgacttttataataattttcatgaTATCAGCCATTTCTTTTACCTGACTGCTTCTTTTCTTATTATGTTTATATCTTTCCTTATGAAGGGATATAattcacttaaagatttttttccAACCATGGAAATGAGGCCAAATCCACAGTGCTCAAACAATGCCTGCATTGAACGACAGGTTAGTTCTTTTAAGGTTCTAGCACATTTTAATTTAGAGAACATATTTTATCTGATAGATTATGCATCTTGAATCATTGCTGAAGAAACATACAATGTACAGAAGGAGTACCTCCAGACAAAACCTGCTAGAGATGCTGCAGCTAAGGCAAAGCTGGAAGCCGAATCTTCCAAAAACGAAGGCCCACTTCACATGGATAACGAGTGGAATATAAGGTGCCTAAATTTCAAATTAAGACTAGCTTATTGATTTAATTGTATTATCCAGATTGATTACGATGTTGGAATGAGATAACGGAAGTTTTTCATTTTTCTACATATAATTAGCATAATGACCTGATGCACATGAAATGACAAACACATTCATCAAGCTGTCCACCATATTCATTTAGATTAGGCAGCTAGATATTTAGATGTTGTTTGATCACCCGGGTGGCAATTAATTCACTTGTTTTAGTGGGATTTTGAAACATTATGAAGGGTCACCATCTGATAATTAGTTGACGGGCTTAAATATGTGTCCCCATTACCATCTAATTTATGAAATATCTGTACTTCTCTCCCTAGTCCTATTAGCACCTCAACTTCCAGTGACAGTGACAGGATGACCTAAAATAGGTGGCCCAATAAAGTgcagatttttttctttatttttgtttttcttcagcACATTTTATGTTTCATTCACTCATGATTATGAAGGCAGTAATTGCTGCTAAAGACTAGGATATCTTTCTTTAGCATTGAACACAGTTGTTGTTGCAGCGATATCGTTGGCATTGCTTGAGGTGGTTAAATGACCTTAATCACTAGGTGGCTGTCTAGATTATCGCCCAATGCCTATATGAATCTAGGTCATGTGTTTGACACCTGCAGCTTTCTACGACATATGTTCTACTTAACTTTTAGCTCCAAAATCAATAAAGCCTAGATCCCAGAGGAAGTTTGATGACCGACCTAGTAGATGAGAAGGTTAATTTTATGCGATAGTCATTGCTGAAAGGATGCTAAAGAAAATAGCATTATATAGCTCTTACTGTTACTCAAAAAATGCTGCTAGAGTTGATGAGAATTTTTTTTGGTGTCATCATGTTGTGCAATTCTGGTAAAGGCACACAATTTAGATAACAGTATCTTCTGCTCTAGTAGTTTGCATGTGTATAGAGCTAGTTAAACTGGTTGATCTTAATTAATGGGTTACACATTTTAAAAtctacatgctggacaacatatgGTGAAATGTTGTGTTTTGTGTGTTATTTCTTTTAATACTTCAAGCTACTTTTCTGTCTTGGTGAGTCACTTGGAACAATTATAGACTTGTAATGTTATCCTCCATAGAGCTTTATGTTGGAATAATATCCATTAAGTGAACTTTGAAATGTTGGAACTTAtgacttgttttgttttgttggaTCTTTTCGTCATACTAGTTTCTTCAGTATGAGCTTTCATATTGATATAATTCTATGAACATGTTTTTAGAGTTACTTTTTGTTTGTACAGTGTTGTTGATGATAGCGAGATGGATACCCTAAATAGTTGTGGTGTTTCAGGTTATCTTCTCCCACCAAATCTGTGTTCCTTTAATATTTCACTTTGCTTAGTGTTTTTTCCTCATTCCTGTCCCTCATAAATGGTGCACAGGTGCTCTACCGGAGGGCCTCATCCATGAGCTCCCTACTGCTGAAAAGTATCATGAATCACTAGGCACAGAAGAAGCAAAAACAGTTGAGGATGATCTCGAGGAACTCCAGCGACAGCTTGATGCCCTTAACGCATCTTAACTTTTTCCAGAAACCAACAAGATCCTCATTCTTCTTTTAtaggttttttttttccccctctaGAGGTAATGAGATTTTACTTGATGTCAGTTACTTTGGTCCAGTTACCTTGGAAAAATAGAGAGAGACTAGATTTCATCTAACTACTCAGCAGCTTCATTATTGAAGCACTTACTAGGGCTGTATCTGATCATTGTTGTGCTTAAAATTATTTGCTTGGGGACCTGCAAGAACGTCAAAAGACTTTGGAGAAGGTAGATCTGTCCATTTATCAACAAATTTCATGGACATGCTCTTCTCCATGTTTCTGTTTGAACTACTAGAAGTATAGCAGATGCTAGTCTTTTCAAGTTGCTAACTCTCCAACAGTCTACTGGATCTTTTTTCTTTGGATTTAGTAAAATTGGTGCAGTTACATGGAATTTATATGTATTGCCATTTTCTTAGTCCCTCTGCATAAACAGGGAGAAAACTAGCAACAGTCAATCTTGAGTTCTCTAAGCTTCATGACTGACTCAAGTTCAAGAGAGAATTCAGAACACCAATCTCATCTGTAAGGCTGACCTCCATGAAGGGTAAGTTTCTGCCAATCAGAACTTTAGTCATGTATGATGAAGCTAAGTCACTCAATAATCTGTCTCTAAGTGGCTAAATGTCAAATTGATATTTTTGTAGTTAAGAGTGAAAACACTGgcaaatttaaaatagaaaaaagaagagtATATCTACTGCTGGATCTGTTCTTTATTGCTTATGGTTGATGGACACATTATCTCTCTTAAcagttataatattttctttcctcCTAATATTTAAGTTTCTAATGGTAGACAACATCTTTGTTTCTGTTGGGCAATCATAGTTCAGTGAGTGGAAAATGGAAGTCGCAAGTCTTTTCCATTTGCTCAAACACATTTAAGCTCTTGATTTGATCCAAACACATTTAAGTACTTCGAGGGGTATAATTAGCATCCAAGTATTCAGTAGATCATAGACTTCTAATTTGACTGTTTATCAGAAAGCTAATAAGATCTTCTGCACAAGTTAATTAATAGAGCATTTTTTTATTAAGTAGTTAATATGGCAAATTCTTCAAGCTGGATTTCTTCAATTTGAGAATCATAACAATAAACTTACCTATAGTAACAATAATCCCTCAAAAAAAAAACCACAAAGTACATCTTTGGTATTTCAAACTTATATGATGAGTATTCTTAACCAACCATAATTTGACATGTGAAGTGCATTCAAAACACCATCTAAAACAAAATATTCTTCATTAATGTGCTCCCATCTCTTATAGTCGATGATCGATATGAATTGAATCCTATTTATAAATAGAAGATGCTCCAGGCATGAAAAGCTTGAACACTCGAAACTCTCAATTTTTTGTTATATAAATATTAACTAAAGCAGCATTTAAGGAACCTTAGATACACTCCCAACATGAGTATTATAAAATATACTAAATTGACTCATTAAATTCGGAAGAATCTCTAGTTGGACCAAACACAAAAGCAAATCATATTCAAACCCCAAATGTGATAGATTTTACTAAAGCAAATCATATCCAAACACCAAAGGTGACAAGTCTCATCAAATGAACACGTAAGGTCGGGTCAACTTCATCATATCGAGTTGACGACCAACATGTGCTTTAACAAAATTAGAACAAGATTTGAAGATGTTTGTTAGCTAATAAAGATTTTGACAAGTCGTCGTAAGATCTGAGCTTGAATCGTAATTTCATCATTTACCctttgtaaaaaataaaagaaaaaaaaaacaaatttgtcTGATGACTTGGACATAAATTTCAAAATAGTTGATAATCCACTCTACCAGGACACACTTACACATGCCCCTTCATTACGTGCAACAATCTCATCAACAACATGTGAAATCATGCCAAGGACAGACTTTGCCAAGCACCAGTATCATACCCCATCAGCAAGAGTCCTTTTAGAGGTGCTGATGTACAGAACTGCATCACAAGCACAAAATTGAAGGCATACTCATAGAAACAAAATGATTAAGGACTTGGTTTAGATAGAATCAGTAGGTTTACCATTATTTCCTCTGATGAAAGCATCGCCGTACTTGTTCTTTAGCTGACCATTAACATATTCTTCCGTTTGCTCCATTGCAATGTTCATGTATGGATCCAAACAAGCTAGAATACCTGGATAACAAACATTTTGGCCACCAAATAAGTGCTCACACACTATGCTAAACCCTAGACTTAAAATGCTTACCTAGAAAGCAACAAGATTATAATATATTCGAGGAAGTCGGACAAAGGAGACATATGTGATAACAATACAACTAAATAAAAGCAACCTAGTCGGCATCACAATTGACCAATGACATGACACTTCAACTATTTGATTAGAAACAAAATGCTCCTCCATACACCACAAACAAAGGATAACTTATCTGAAGAAGAACATTGCTCATGAAAAATGCTAATGAACTTGTGAAAAACTTAAATGCTGAACCAGAAAGCAACAAGACAATAATACATTAGAAGAAGTTGACCAAGAAGACATATGTGATAACGAGCAACCTAGTCGGTAGCACAATTGCTCCATGACACTTTGATCCTACTATTTTGTTAGAAACAAACAGCGTTTCATATACACCTCAAAGTAAGGGTAACTCATCCTAGGAAGAACATTGCTTATGAAAAATACTGATGAACTCAGTGAAAAGTTTGAAGAGCAAAAGTGCCAAAGTGTTGCCAGCAAGTGTTCTTTCCTTTTCCCCTTTTTACTGTAGATGATCAGATCCTTTAACACAATTCTGGGACTCCCTGTTAATTTACTTCTCATCATTAAACATCCATCATAAACATTTTCAGCAAATTGAGTTGTTAACAGATGTTAAAAGCCTCATGATGTAGACAGTGGTATTTACAGAGTCAAATATCATAAATATCCATATCACAATGAAGGGAAAGAGTTTGTGCTCTTATCCTTTTGATCTCCAGTAGAATTGACCTCCATCATTTTCCAGTGCAAGAAGTAATATTAGTGAAGAAAATGAATACAGAAAGAACGAGTATCATCAACTAGACATCAAAGCTAATATAAATAGATGCATGTTCCCTGTAAACAAGTAGTCATTTGCCACTATGTGCATACAGAGCAAACACAAGACAAATATCTCTCCTCTAGGAAACATGGATGTCTCAAATCTCTAGTGTAAAAGAATCTATTCAACAAAAGAATGTTCCATCACAACTGATAGACACAGCTTTTCATATCTCATGGTCCTATTACACATCCCTTCGTATCTTTTCTTATGTTCTCATACAAAAAGGTCCAAAAATTGCACCTTGTGTTATACGCATGGAGCCATCACCAGAAAAATTCAAACTTGATGTCAGCGGAAAGTGAATAAGAGTGTAATTGTTTCATATTCCAAAAGAATATCAACAGACCAGAGGATCAAACATCTTGTAGCGActgtttcctctttttctttaaattacgaTTCCAAACACAGTCATCGTCAGCGTCGACAACAGTAGGCATTTGGCAATTGTTTTGATCCAAATCAAGCACGAAAAGAGTCGAGCAATCGGGACTAACATAGAAACCCTAGAGTAGGAGAAGAAGGCCGACCTCTATAGTCGACTCCGGAGTTGAGCTTCACGACGACCGGCCGGCCTCGGATCGACTTCAGAAAGTTGGTCGGCATCTTCCCCGCGCCACTTCCTCCTCCACCGCTGCCACTGCCGCCACTGCCGCCGTTCATATTTCTCTCCTCGAGCTTCTTTTCGCTTTGAGGAACAAAGCTTCGAGGAATGAAACGGCGTTAGCAAAATAATTTGCCAATTTTGCATATTCATTCCCCCAACCTCACCGATTTTAGTATTTATTCCTCTAACGTGCATAtccttataaatataaaaatagatagttttagaacacttgcctctctctctctctctctctctctctctctctctctctaatatatatatatatatatatatatatatatatatatatatatatatatacacacacgtcaTAATATATTGAAACGTTTTCGATACTCAAGTCAAATAAGTACTCGAGATGAGAACAAAGTATTTTATAATTAGAAATATATGGAGAGACACTCCCATTATAATATTCTTCAGACCGTTAACGGTTATCGAAGATTGCACACGGTAGTTGGTACTGAGATGTAGTACGTCCACAGTTGAAGAAGTGGGAGATATATAGCACACAGTAGTTACCCACATCaacatgcagcagcagcagcagccactcCTAACAAGTGGGAGAAGGTAAATTATATGATCCACACCAAGCTGTAAGCTCTTATTCTTGTTTAGCTAAACCACACAAGGACTGGTAGCTTCTTGGCTGTCTGCCTGCTTCAGTTGAGACGCCGCGGTGATGGCGGAGGCTCAGCCAGGCCATCGATCTGCTCGCCTCCATGCATCTCTAATGTCCCTGGGTTTGGACCTGACGGAACCATGCGCTTCTTCGGAAGGGAGCCTTGCATCTCATCTCGCTGGGCGACGGCAGTGCCAGTAGTGTCTGCTTCTTCGGCGAGGAGGAGTCTTGTTCCCGTTGCACTAAGTGCAGACAGGACAAGAAGAACCATGGCCGCGACGCAAAGAGCTGTTCTTCGCTCCATGCCCGTAGTGTGTTTGATGTTTTGACGCACTCATGCGAGTGAGCCCCCGGCTTTTATAGGCCATGGGATGGGGGTGGGGGGAGGGGATGACAACATGACCCAACACTAACAGTTTCCCAGAGCATTAGGACTTGGGAAAACATGTGGGAGGGGAATGACAACATGACAACCTTGTTTTCATCTACTTTAATTAGGTAAAGATCCCTTTCCAGGTACATTACAAAGCTCTGCTTGTCCTTGTGATCAGGTTGGGTTAGCACTGCAGGTGTCAGGTGAATTTTCTTCAGTCTTTCAATCGCTTCCATTTGTGAGACTGCTCAACTTCGGCTGATAGACATGGCAAGCTAAACCTAATGTTACCCGATCTGTGCAGGATCTCAGTGGAGAAACCAGTTGCTACGTAAAAGCTTCCTGAGACTATTGGAGAATTGGAAAACTAAGGCAAGGATTTGCCAAGATAACGAGAGCGAACAATTTCCTTATGGTTTTGAGAGCTCACATCGATGAAGATTGATGTGGATCTTATCAAATGACATCCATCGTAGAGCCCAAAAGAACTTGACTCCCCAGTAATAAACTCTGGTAAGACTCTTATCTAATCGCATATTGGTTGGAGAGTTGAAGAACCAATGCCTAATGCAAAGCCAAATGTGTCTTCTCACACCCATCGAGGTCTATCCTGAAATGACAAGGCCGTGTGACTCTTGTCCTAAGAGCTCGCACCAATAAAGACTATCATGGATCTTTTCAGCTTATTATATGTGACATTATTGTGATTGTCTTGTTCTCTAAGCAGTGGTTTACTCCATCACTATTAACTTGTCATCTCTTGCTGTATTATAATGCAAGAAAACACTTTATTAGCTACTAAATCTATGGATGGATTTGTTGCTAATTACTCTTTATCATCATGTTAATGTGATTATTTCAGATACACATGCACATGCACTTTGCTTACCCTAAGAAGAAACAAGCATTTCATAGAAACCTTGTTGATTGGTACTAAACATGTCATCAGATTACTTTGGACCAGAAATAGAGTTGATAAACTCAGTTGTTTTGTGGAAGATTTCCTGAATGATGCCTTTAAAGTTCTGAATTCTATTCATTTAAATGGTTCAGCTATTGCACCGGTTGAAAGTTCTGAATTCTTTGTTCTTTAGCAGATGAGCCATCACAGGAGTGCAGATGATTACACTCGAAGAACAACATGATCACGGAACTCAAGGTTAGTGCTGTTGGTTATCCACATCTCCATCTCAAGCTCCATGATCACCAACATTGCAAAGCTAATGAAACTTCTGCAGGTAAAAATCCCAAAGCATCACCAGCTGATCAGCATGCTGATGACCACAAAGCCAAATAGTTTATTCCCAACAGATCAAAGGTAAATAAACAACTACTCCTGCAAAACCTCATCATTGCATTTTCCTTCTTTATCATCCATTGTTCATgatgaacaaaaagaaaaaaaaaaagacaaaggtgCTTGGTGATCCTCAACTAGACAGCACTAATCATGCCCAACACTCAGGAAATATAACCCCCCACCATCCAACTCAGAAACTTCTGCAGATGGAAAGGAGAACACCACCTACTAAAGCTTGTTGTTCTATTGCTATCAACAAGCGATGTGGAGCTCCCACTTATTAGTAAATCTAGTTTAAGTGTGGGTAAGCCAGTACACATTCCAGTCACCCAGGAGCACCACAAGACAATGGTCTTAGTCTTccttatttaataatttaattgccCATCATGTCTTGTCTCCTTCTGTCCAAACTTCCTTTCTCTCCACGAGGAACACTTGGTGGGGTGGGATTTCTCCCCATCTCCCCAAAAGCTCAACTCCACTTGTTCAATAACTTTCCATGTGAAGACACCTTGCCAATGCCATTCCCTATGCCTTCTTCCCAACTTAGGATCACATGTGCAAGATTGTCATAATTCATAATTCttaatttaatttatgaaatataatattttattcatgaataattatgggTAGGTTTGATTGAGGACCAAATGAGAATGTACTATTTATGATgattatgcatatatatatatatatatatatatatatatatatatatatatatatatgtaaagaaaatctataaatatttatagttgtgaaataattaatataaacaaTAAACAgtatgatgagagagagagagagagagagagagagagagagataaaatattttactaaaaattataaataaacatTTGATCACTTTTGATTTAACTAGGAAAATAATTTTCTAAGGAGCTCAGTAACAACTAAGCATCAATGTAGTCAACCTCACATAGTTAAAACATTTTGTTTTAGCTATCAATGCAACTAAGCATCAATGTTTcttacaatatttttttaatagttttatagtatttttagcacttaaataaaaacactataacgtTTTGGAAAACACTATAAGAAAGTCAAATAAAATTAGGACATACCATAAACCGTTTGATATATCATACTATGGTAGTATTTAAGTAGGTATTTATAATAATCTAAAAACAGCATTACCCAAATAAGAATCATAAATGAGGCAAATGAATTCTTAACCTCAACCAAATTAACTGCGagctttaaaatattatattataattatctaTAAGTAATGATAACTAAAGAGTCACATGATATTATTTAGGATGCCTTTCAATAGTTTTATAATGTTTTCAACACCACGACAAAAACACTATTGCTATTAGGAAATATagtaaatcaactcaattagaatATTGCAACGATTCATCCATTTGAACCGTGCATTTTATGGTAAGGTATGtactaccgtaccgtaccggtgtttcaagGTTAGCTCAGCACGGTATGATACCAACGTATTAAGCGATACACCAGGGCATATCGAACGGTACATCAGGGTTTACCGAGCGATTTCCTCTGACTGTAGCACTATAACACTACCATAGTGTATTACTATAGCACGGTCCGTCCGGTAGCGGACGGTCCGCGTATCGGTATACCGTAGGACCGATACGTACCTCTCGTACTGGacgataccattcgaaattgcatatcaTACTTTATGGACCGATCTAGAGGGTGTCGCTAAAACTATCGTAAAAAGTATCAAATTGGACTAGTGAGGatatttttgatttttgaatttttttttgtttttttagatAGATGGTATCATTTGAGAAAAACATAAGAcacctt is from Musa acuminata AAA Group cultivar baxijiao chromosome BXJ3-8, Cavendish_Baxijiao_AAA, whole genome shotgun sequence and encodes:
- the LOC103994742 gene encoding uncharacterized protein LOC103994742, with product MNGGSGGSGSGGGGSGAGKMPTNFLKSIRGRPVVVKLNSGVDYRGILACLDPYMNIAMEQTEEYVNGQLKNKYGDAFIRGNNVLYISTSKRTLADGV